In Cloacibacillus sp., a genomic segment contains:
- a CDS encoding DUF401 family protein yields the protein MTAQLAYLGIVFFVIVLLLALRRPLYQAILGGLAVTVFLYHITPAAIILRTMNVFTNWDLFSVLVSLYLITFLQRMLEARGQIKLAQQDLNGIFHNRRVNAAGAPLFIGLLPSAAAMILCGDIVKDSTQGYLDRKEQAFVASWFRHIPESTLPTYSGVLLMSTLSGVPLPKFMLGMIVPLVVLVLLGYYPYIGRLPKETGGRQSGGPLRETLALLRHLWSLLLILALILVGKFSVVPAVLVVLVAAAFVYRFTAGDLLSMARRSFEMKLLLNTFLVLVLKEFIDHTGVLQALPETLSTLPLQPALIFALIFFLGGIISGSNGIIALGTPLAFAAIDGGVPLMVLLMCMCHSASLISPTHVCLVVAADYFHITLGELVRKTIVPSLLFCLSMIAYYQLLILFS from the coding sequence ATGACGGCTCAGCTCGCATACCTTGGAATAGTTTTTTTCGTCATCGTCTTGCTGTTGGCCCTTCGCCGCCCCCTCTATCAGGCCATACTGGGCGGCCTTGCCGTCACGGTATTTCTCTACCATATCACGCCCGCCGCTATCATTTTGCGCACGATGAATGTATTTACGAACTGGGACCTCTTCTCAGTGCTCGTTTCGCTCTACCTGATAACATTCCTGCAAAGGATGCTTGAAGCGCGCGGACAAATCAAGCTTGCACAGCAGGACTTAAACGGGATATTTCACAACCGCCGCGTCAACGCCGCCGGCGCGCCGCTCTTCATAGGGCTGCTGCCATCCGCCGCGGCTATGATACTGTGCGGCGACATCGTCAAAGATTCTACGCAGGGGTATCTTGACCGTAAAGAGCAGGCCTTTGTAGCGAGCTGGTTCCGGCATATCCCGGAAAGCACGCTCCCCACCTACTCCGGCGTGCTCTTGATGTCGACGCTCTCCGGCGTGCCGCTGCCTAAATTCATGCTCGGCATGATAGTGCCGCTTGTCGTCCTCGTGCTGCTTGGATACTATCCATACATCGGCAGACTGCCAAAAGAAACGGGCGGCAGGCAAAGCGGCGGCCCTCTGCGCGAGACTCTTGCTCTGCTTCGGCATCTATGGTCGCTGCTCTTGATCCTGGCGTTGATATTGGTCGGCAAGTTTTCCGTCGTTCCAGCGGTGCTCGTCGTCCTTGTCGCGGCCGCGTTCGTCTATCGCTTCACAGCGGGGGATCTGCTCTCAATGGCGCGCCGTTCTTTTGAAATGAAGCTGCTTTTGAACACCTTTCTCGTGCTTGTGCTGAAAGAATTTATCGACCACACTGGCGTGCTGCAGGCGCTGCCCGAGACGCTTTCAACACTTCCGCTACAGCCCGCCCTCATCTTCGCGCTCATATTCTTCCTTGGAGGCATCATCAGCGGCAGCAACGGCATCATCGCGCTTGGCACGCCGCTTGCCTTCGCCGCCATCGACGGAGGCGTGCCGCTCATGGTGCTGCTCATGTGCATGTGCCATTCGGCGAGCCTCATCTCTCCCACGCACGTCTGTCTAGTCGTGGCGGCGGACTACTTCCACATAACGCTGGGCGAACTGGTGCGAAAAACGATCGTGCCATCGCTGCTCTTCTGCCTCTCCATGATCGCCTACTACCAACTGCTTATCCTCTTTTCATAA
- a CDS encoding PepSY domain-containing protein produces MKKFIGIIAAAAFAATLGIGAVCADAASFIGEAKAKEIALKHAGVTAQQAQFTKMKLDRELGHSEYELEFYAGGAEYDYEIDATTGAVRSFSREAKAAPAQNAAQPGLIGDAKAKKIALSRVPGATEKEITKFHLDHENGIQVYEGEIVHNMKKYDFEIDAKSGEVIKWELDD; encoded by the coding sequence GTGAAAAAGTTTATAGGCATCATCGCGGCAGCTGCTTTTGCGGCGACGCTTGGGATAGGCGCTGTCTGTGCGGACGCGGCCAGCTTTATCGGCGAGGCAAAGGCGAAGGAGATCGCGCTGAAGCACGCGGGAGTCACCGCGCAGCAGGCTCAGTTCACAAAGATGAAGCTCGACAGGGAGTTGGGACACTCGGAATATGAGCTGGAGTTTTACGCGGGCGGCGCGGAATACGACTATGAGATAGACGCGACGACCGGCGCGGTGCGTTCCTTCTCGCGTGAAGCAAAGGCGGCTCCCGCGCAGAACGCGGCGCAGCCCGGTCTGATCGGCGACGCTAAGGCGAAGAAGATCGCGCTTTCAAGGGTGCCTGGCGCAACCGAGAAGGAGATAACAAAATTTCATCTCGACCATGAGAACGGCATACAGGTCTACGAGGGCGAGATCGTCCACAATATGAAAAAATACGACTTTGAAATCGACGCAAAAAGCGGCGAAGTCATCAAGTGGGAACTCGACGATTAA